In a genomic window of Brassica rapa cultivar Chiifu-401-42 chromosome A10, CAAS_Brap_v3.01, whole genome shotgun sequence:
- the LOC103843931 gene encoding probable serine/threonine-protein kinase PBL9, with the protein MGACLSAQVKAESPGASPKFKDTGSLGSKGSSVSVRPTPRSEGEILQSPNLKSFSFAELKSATRNFRPDSVLGEGGFGCVFKGWIDEKSLTATKPGTGLVIAVKKLNQDGWQGHQEWLAEVNYLGQFSHGHLVKLIGYCLEDEHRLLVYEFMPRGSLENHLFRRGLYFQPLSWKLRLKVALGAAKGLAFLHSSETRVIYRDFKTSNILLDSEYNAKLSDFGLAKDGPIGDESHVSTRVMGTHGYAAPEYLATGHLTTKSDVYSFGVVLLELLSGRRAMDRNRPSGERNLVEWAKPYLANKRKIFRVVDNRLQDQFSMEEACKVATLSLRCLTTEIKLRPDMKEVVSQLEHIQSLNASRGGNVDRTERRVRRRSDSVVTKNLDAGFVRQTAVGCTVVAYPRPSASPLYV; encoded by the exons ATGGGGGCTTGCTTGAGTGCTCAGGTCAAAGCTGAGAGCCCAG GAGCGAGTCCGAAGTTCAAAGATACTGGTAGTCTTGGGAGTAAGGGTTCATCTGTGTCTGTAAGACCAACCCCTAGAAGTGAGGGTGAGATCTTACAGTCACCAAACCTCAAGAGTTTCAGCTTTGCTGAGCTCAAATCCGCAACTAGGAACTTCAGACCAGACAGTGTGCTTGGTGAAGGTGGATTCGGTTGTGTCTTTAAAGGATGGATTGATGAGAAGTCTCTCACGGCTACAAAACCAGGCACCGGTTTGGTTATTGCTGTTAAAAAGCTTAACCAAGATGGTTGGCAAGGTCACCAGGAGTGGCTG GCTGAAGTGAATTACCTAGGTCAGTTTTCTCATGGACACCTCGTGAAGCTGATAGGTTATTGCCTAGAGGATGAGCACCGTCTTCTTGTTTACGAGTTCATGCCACGTGGTAGCCTAGAGAATCATCTTTTCAGGA GGGGTTTGTATTTCCAACCGTTATCTTGGAAACTCCGTTTAAAAGTTGCTCTTGGTGCTGCAAAGGGACTTGCTTTTCTTCACAGCTCCGAGACAAGAGTGATATACAGAGACTTCAAGACTTCTAACATCCTTCTTGATTCg GAGTATAACGCAAAGCTTTCTGATTTTGGGTTGGCCAAGGATGGTCCAATAGGAGATGAAAGTCATGTCTCTACACGTGTCATGGGTACACATGGATATGCAGCTCCTGAGTACCTCGCAACCG GTCATCTAACAACAAAGAGTGATGTCTATAGCTTCGGGGTTGTACTTCTGGAGCTGTTGTCTGGTCGTCGAGCCATGGACAGAAACAGACCGTCTGGAGAGAGGAACCTTGTGGAGTGGGCTAAACCATACCTTGCCAACAAAAGAAAGATATTCAGAGTAGTTGATAATCGTCTTCAGGACCAGTTCTCTATGGAAGAAGCATGTAAAGTGGCTACTCTGTCTCTGAGGTGTCTTACTACAGAGATTAAGCTTAGACCAGATATGAAAGAAGTGGTTTCTCAACTTGAGCATATTCAGTCTCTAAATGCTTCTAGAGGAGGAAACGTGGATAGGACAGAGAGAAGAGTGCGTAGGAGAAGTGACAGTGTTGTTACCAAAAACCTTGATGCAGGTTTTGTTAGGCAGACCGCTGTGGGCTGTACAGTTGTCGCTTATCCTCGCCCATCTGCTTCGCCGCTGTATGTCTGA